A stretch of the Thermus thermophilus genome encodes the following:
- a CDS encoding S4 domain-containing protein: MADLERYLKRARGGRVVRTGFLDPEDQARLEEMARREGIRVAFFGGFPLAERKVAVLYPEEVPSVSDPVEVVLLDRPPPADLGEVLGEVEEVEEGVLAALLPEGRKALEAQGYRLLPPPEGALRPPRERVRTLVVPSLRVDAVGAKGFGVSRSYFAQGVKAGKVRLKGRPASPKDELAPGDLLFAEGLGTLRLLEVVGKTVRGNYKIRVEVER; the protein is encoded by the coding sequence ATGGCGGACCTGGAGCGCTACCTCAAGCGGGCCCGGGGCGGCCGGGTGGTGCGCACGGGCTTCCTGGACCCCGAGGACCAGGCCCGCCTGGAGGAGATGGCCCGCCGGGAGGGGATCCGGGTGGCCTTCTTCGGCGGCTTTCCCTTGGCGGAGCGCAAGGTGGCCGTCCTCTACCCCGAGGAGGTGCCCTCCGTCTCCGACCCCGTGGAGGTGGTCCTCCTGGACCGCCCCCCGCCCGCCGACCTGGGGGAGGTTTTGGGCGAGGTGGAGGAGGTGGAGGAAGGGGTTTTGGCCGCCCTCCTCCCCGAAGGGAGGAAGGCCCTCGAGGCCCAGGGCTACCGCCTCCTTCCCCCTCCCGAAGGGGCCCTGAGGCCCCCCAGGGAGCGGGTGCGCACCCTGGTCGTCCCCTCCTTGCGGGTGGACGCCGTGGGGGCCAAGGGCTTCGGCGTCTCTCGGTCCTACTTCGCCCAGGGGGTCAAGGCGGGCAAGGTGCGCCTCAAGGGGAGGCCCGCCTCCCCCAAGGACGAGCTCGCCCCCGGGGACCTGCTCTTCGCGGAGGGGCTTGGGACCCTCAGGCTCCTGGAGGTGGTTGGCAAGACGGTGCGGGGCAACTATAAAATCAGGGTGGAGGTGGAGCGGTAG
- a CDS encoding CinA family nicotinamide mononucleotide deamidase-related protein: protein MERAEILGVGTELLYGETLDTNTAEIARSLKPYALKVERTLRVADEVAPLAREVEEAFARARLVVLSGGLGPTPDDVTREAVALALGEPLELDEAVLGEIEAFFRARGRAMPEANRKQAMRIPSATWLKNPRGTAPGWWVRKGGKDLVLLPGPPPEWRPMWQEVLPRLGLPRRPYAERVLKTWGIGESEIVERLGPLFVRGEEVEVGTYPKVHGVEVVVRGREDRVAELAERIKKTLLKEVWGEGEMTLAEAVKRRMEREGATLATMESLTGGLLGAEITRVPGASRFYLGGVVSYSVGAKARFGVPQDLLSRTVSAETARAMAEAARSLFGSTYALATTGVAGPDPLEGEPPGTVYVALAGPTGAEVRRYRFPGDRETVRLRSVYAALALLVT from the coding sequence ATGGAGCGGGCAGAGATCCTCGGGGTAGGCACCGAGCTCCTCTACGGGGAGACCCTGGACACCAACACGGCGGAGATCGCAAGAAGCCTCAAGCCCTACGCCCTCAAGGTGGAAAGGACCCTTAGGGTGGCGGACGAGGTGGCGCCCCTGGCCCGGGAGGTGGAGGAGGCCTTCGCCCGGGCCAGGCTTGTGGTCCTCTCCGGCGGCCTCGGCCCCACCCCGGACGACGTGACCCGGGAGGCGGTGGCCCTGGCCTTGGGGGAGCCTTTGGAGCTGGACGAGGCCGTGCTTGGGGAGATTGAGGCCTTCTTCCGCGCCCGGGGGCGCGCCATGCCTGAGGCCAACCGCAAGCAGGCCATGCGGATCCCCTCCGCCACCTGGCTCAAAAACCCCCGGGGCACCGCCCCGGGGTGGTGGGTGCGCAAAGGGGGTAAGGACCTGGTCCTCCTCCCCGGGCCCCCTCCCGAGTGGCGCCCCATGTGGCAGGAGGTTCTGCCCCGCCTGGGCCTGCCGCGAAGGCCCTACGCCGAAAGGGTCCTGAAGACCTGGGGCATCGGGGAGTCGGAGATCGTGGAGCGGCTTGGCCCCCTCTTCGTCCGGGGGGAGGAGGTGGAGGTGGGCACCTACCCCAAGGTCCACGGGGTGGAGGTGGTGGTCCGGGGCCGGGAGGACCGGGTGGCGGAGCTTGCCGAGCGGATCAAGAAAACGCTCCTTAAGGAGGTCTGGGGCGAGGGGGAGATGACCCTCGCCGAGGCGGTGAAAAGGCGCATGGAGCGGGAAGGGGCCACCCTCGCCACCATGGAGAGCCTCACCGGGGGGCTTCTGGGAGCGGAGATCACCCGCGTGCCGGGGGCGAGCCGCTTCTATTTGGGGGGCGTGGTATCCTACTCCGTAGGGGCCAAGGCCCGCTTCGGGGTGCCTCAGGACCTCCTCTCCCGGACGGTTTCCGCCGAGACCGCCCGGGCCATGGCGGAGGCGGCGCGGTCCCTCTTCGGGTCCACCTACGCCCTGGCCACCACCGGGGTCGCGGGGCCGGACCCCCTGGAGGGCGAGCCCCCGGGCACGGTCTACGTGGCCCTGGCGGGCCCCACGGGCGCGGAGGTGCGGCGCTACCGCTTCCCGGGAGACCGGGAAACCGTGCGCTTAAGAAGCGTCTACGCGGCCTTGGCGCTCCTTGTGACATGA
- the recA gene encoding recombinase RecA has translation MDESKRKALENALKAIEKEFGKGAVMWLGEMPRQQVDVIPTGSLALDLALGIGGIPRGRIVEIYGPESGGKTTLALTIIAQAQRRGGVAAFVDAEHALDPLYAQRLGVQVEDLLVSQPDTGEQALEIVELLARSGAVDVIVVDSVAALVPRAEIEGEMGDQHVGLQARLMSQALRKLTAVLAKSNTAAIFINQVREKVGVMYGNPETTPGGRALKFYASVRLDVRKSGQPIKVGNEAVGVKVRVKVVKNKLAPPFREAELEIYFGRGLDPVMDLVNVAVAAGVIEKAGSWFSYGELRLGQGKEKAAEALRERPELLEEIRAKVLERSDQVVLAAGEDEGE, from the coding sequence ATGGACGAGAGCAAGCGCAAGGCCCTGGAGAACGCCCTGAAGGCGATTGAGAAGGAATTCGGCAAGGGGGCGGTGATGTGGCTGGGCGAGATGCCCAGGCAACAGGTGGACGTGATCCCCACAGGCTCCCTCGCCCTAGACCTCGCCCTGGGGATCGGCGGCATCCCCCGGGGGCGGATCGTGGAGATCTACGGCCCCGAGTCCGGGGGCAAGACCACCCTGGCCCTCACCATCATCGCCCAGGCCCAGAGGCGGGGCGGGGTGGCCGCCTTCGTGGACGCGGAGCACGCCCTGGACCCCCTATACGCCCAGCGCCTCGGCGTCCAGGTGGAAGACCTCCTGGTCTCCCAGCCCGACACGGGCGAGCAGGCCCTGGAGATCGTGGAGCTCCTCGCCCGCTCGGGGGCGGTGGACGTGATCGTGGTGGACTCGGTGGCCGCTTTGGTCCCCCGGGCGGAGATTGAGGGGGAGATGGGGGATCAGCACGTGGGCCTCCAGGCCCGGCTCATGAGCCAGGCCCTCCGCAAGCTCACCGCGGTGCTCGCCAAGAGCAACACCGCCGCCATCTTCATCAACCAGGTGCGGGAGAAGGTGGGGGTCATGTACGGCAACCCCGAGACCACCCCGGGGGGGAGGGCGCTGAAGTTCTACGCCAGCGTGCGCCTGGACGTGCGCAAAAGCGGCCAGCCCATCAAGGTGGGGAACGAGGCCGTGGGGGTCAAGGTGCGGGTCAAGGTGGTGAAGAACAAGCTCGCCCCCCCCTTCCGCGAGGCGGAGCTGGAGATCTACTTCGGCCGGGGGCTGGACCCCGTCATGGACCTGGTGAACGTGGCCGTGGCCGCGGGGGTGATTGAGAAGGCCGGGTCCTGGTTCTCCTACGGGGAGCTCCGCCTGGGCCAGGGGAAGGAGAAGGCGGCCGAGGCCCTGCGGGAGCGGCCCGAGCTTTTGGAGGAGATCCGGGCCAAGGTCTTGGAGCGCTCGGACCAGGTGGTCCTGGCCGCAGGCGAGGACGAGGGGGAGTAG
- a CDS encoding DNA-directed RNA polymerase subunit beta yields the protein MEIKRFGRIREVIPLPPLTEIQVESYRRALQADVPPEKRENVGIQAAFRETFPIEEEDKGKGGLVLDFLEYRLGEPPFPQDECREKDLTYQAPLYARLQLIHKDTGLIKEDEVFLGHIPLMTEDGSFIINGADRVIVSQIHRSPGVYFTPDPARPGRYIASIIPLPKRGPWIDLEVEPNGVVSMKVNKRKFPLVLLLRVLGYDQETLARELGAYGELVQGLMDESVFAMRPEEALVRLFTLLRPGDPPKRDKAVAYVYGLIADPRRYDLGEAGRYKAEEKLGIRLSGRTLARFEDGEFKDEVFLPTLRYLFALTAGVPGHEVDDIDHLGNRRIRTVGELMTDQFRVGLARLARGVRERMLMGSEDSLTPAKLVNSRPLEAAIREFFSRSQLSQFKDETNPLSSLRHKRRISALGPGGLTRERAGFDVRDVHRTHYGRICPVETPEGANIGLITSLAAYARVDELGFIRTPYRRVVGGVVTDEVVYMTATEEDRYTIAQANTPLEGNRIAAERVVARRKGEPVIVSPDEVEFMDVSPKQVFSVNTNLIPFLEHDDANRALMGSNMQTQAVPLIRAQAPVVMTGLEERVVRDSLAALYAEEDGEVAKVDGNRIVVRYEDGRLVEYPLRRFYRSNQGTALDQRPRVVVGQRVRKGDLLADGPASENGFLALGQNVLVAIMPFDGYNFEDAIVISEELLKRDFYTSIHIERYEIEARDTKLGPERITRDIPHLSEAALRDLDEEGVVRIGAEVKPGDILVGRTSFKGESEPTPEERLLRSIFGEKARDVKDTSLRVPPGEGGIVVRTVRLRRGDPGVELKPGVREVVRVYVAQKRKLQVGDKLANRHGNKGVVAKILPVEDMPHLPDGTPVDVILNPLGVPSRMNLGQILETHLGLAGYFLGQRYISPIFDGAKEPEIKELLAQAFEVYFGKRKAEGFGVDKREVEVLRRAEKLGLVTPGKPPEEQLKELFLQGKVVLYDGRTGEPIEGPIVVGQMFIMKLYHMVEDKMHARSTGPYSLITQQPLGGKAQFGGQRFGEMEVWALEAYGAAHTLQEMLTLKSDDIEGRNAAYEAIIKGEDVPEPSVPESFRVLVKELQALALDVQTLDEKDNPVDIFEGLASKR from the coding sequence ATGGAGATCAAGCGGTTCGGTCGCATCCGAGAGGTTATCCCCCTTCCACCCCTCACCGAGATCCAGGTGGAGTCCTACCGCAGGGCCCTGCAGGCCGACGTCCCCCCGGAGAAGCGGGAGAACGTCGGCATCCAGGCGGCCTTCCGGGAGACCTTCCCCATTGAGGAGGAGGACAAGGGCAAGGGCGGTCTGGTGCTGGACTTTCTGGAGTACCGCCTGGGCGAGCCCCCCTTCCCCCAGGACGAGTGCCGGGAGAAGGACCTCACCTACCAGGCCCCCCTCTACGCCCGGCTCCAGCTCATCCACAAGGACACGGGCCTCATCAAGGAGGACGAGGTCTTCCTGGGGCACATCCCCCTGATGACCGAGGACGGCTCCTTCATCATCAACGGGGCCGACCGGGTCATCGTCTCCCAGATCCACCGCTCCCCCGGGGTCTACTTCACCCCCGACCCCGCCCGGCCCGGGCGCTACATCGCCAGCATCATCCCCCTGCCCAAGCGGGGCCCCTGGATTGACCTGGAGGTGGAGCCGAACGGCGTCGTCTCCATGAAGGTCAACAAGCGGAAGTTTCCCCTGGTCCTCCTCCTTCGGGTCCTGGGGTACGACCAGGAGACCCTGGCCCGGGAGCTTGGGGCCTACGGGGAGCTGGTCCAGGGCCTCATGGACGAGAGCGTCTTCGCCATGCGCCCCGAGGAGGCCCTGGTCCGCCTCTTCACCCTCCTCCGCCCCGGGGACCCGCCCAAGCGGGACAAGGCCGTGGCCTACGTCTACGGCCTCATCGCCGACCCCAGGCGGTACGACCTGGGCGAGGCCGGGCGGTACAAGGCGGAGGAGAAGCTGGGGATCCGCCTCTCGGGCCGCACCCTGGCCCGCTTTGAGGACGGGGAGTTCAAGGACGAGGTCTTCCTCCCCACCCTCCGCTACCTCTTCGCCCTCACCGCCGGGGTCCCGGGCCATGAGGTGGACGACATTGACCACCTGGGCAACCGCCGCATCCGCACCGTGGGGGAGCTCATGACCGACCAGTTCCGGGTGGGGCTCGCCCGCCTCGCCCGAGGGGTGCGGGAGCGGATGCTCATGGGCTCGGAGGACAGCCTCACCCCGGCCAAGCTGGTGAACAGCCGCCCCTTGGAGGCCGCCATCCGGGAGTTCTTCAGCCGCAGCCAGCTTTCCCAGTTCAAGGACGAGACCAACCCCCTCTCCTCCCTGCGCCACAAGCGGCGGATCTCCGCCCTGGGCCCGGGCGGCCTCACCCGGGAGCGGGCGGGGTTTGACGTGCGCGACGTCCACCGCACCCACTACGGGCGCATCTGCCCCGTGGAGACCCCCGAGGGCGCCAACATCGGCCTCATTACCTCCTTGGCGGCCTACGCCCGGGTGGACGAGCTGGGCTTCATCCGCACCCCCTACCGCCGGGTGGTGGGCGGGGTGGTCACCGACGAGGTGGTCTACATGACGGCCACCGAGGAGGACCGCTACACCATCGCCCAAGCCAACACCCCCCTGGAGGGGAACCGGATCGCGGCCGAGCGGGTGGTGGCCCGGAGGAAGGGGGAGCCCGTGATCGTCTCCCCGGACGAGGTGGAGTTCATGGACGTCTCCCCCAAGCAGGTCTTCTCCGTGAACACCAACCTCATCCCCTTCCTGGAGCACGACGACGCCAACCGCGCCCTCATGGGCTCCAACATGCAGACCCAGGCCGTGCCCCTCATCCGGGCCCAGGCCCCCGTGGTGATGACGGGCCTCGAGGAGCGGGTGGTGCGGGACTCCCTGGCCGCCCTCTACGCCGAGGAAGACGGGGAGGTGGCCAAGGTGGACGGCAACCGCATCGTCGTGCGCTACGAGGACGGCCGCCTGGTGGAGTACCCCTTGCGCCGCTTCTACCGCTCCAACCAGGGTACGGCCCTGGACCAGCGCCCCCGGGTGGTGGTGGGGCAGCGGGTGCGCAAAGGAGACCTCCTCGCCGACGGCCCCGCCTCCGAGAACGGCTTCCTGGCCCTGGGGCAGAACGTCCTCGTGGCCATCATGCCCTTTGACGGGTACAACTTTGAGGACGCCATCGTCATCAGCGAGGAGCTCCTCAAGCGGGACTTCTACACCTCCATCCACATTGAGCGCTACGAGATTGAGGCCCGGGACACCAAGCTCGGCCCCGAGCGGATCACCCGGGACATCCCCCACCTCTCCGAGGCCGCCCTAAGGGACCTGGACGAGGAGGGCGTGGTGCGCATCGGCGCCGAGGTGAAGCCCGGGGACATCCTCGTGGGGCGGACGAGCTTCAAGGGGGAGTCCGAGCCCACCCCCGAGGAGAGGCTCCTCCGCTCCATCTTCGGCGAGAAGGCCCGGGACGTGAAGGACACCTCCCTCCGGGTGCCGCCCGGCGAAGGGGGGATCGTGGTCCGCACCGTCCGGCTGCGGCGGGGCGACCCCGGGGTGGAGCTCAAGCCCGGGGTGCGGGAGGTGGTCCGGGTCTACGTGGCCCAGAAGCGCAAGCTCCAGGTGGGGGACAAGCTCGCCAACCGCCACGGGAACAAGGGGGTGGTGGCCAAGATCCTCCCCGTGGAGGACATGCCCCACCTGCCCGACGGCACCCCTGTGGACGTGATCCTGAACCCCCTGGGCGTCCCCAGCCGGATGAACCTGGGGCAGATCCTGGAGACCCACCTGGGCCTCGCCGGCTACTTCCTGGGCCAGCGCTACATCTCCCCCATCTTTGACGGGGCCAAGGAGCCCGAGATCAAGGAGCTCCTCGCCCAGGCCTTTGAGGTCTACTTCGGCAAGCGCAAGGCCGAGGGCTTCGGCGTGGACAAGCGGGAGGTGGAGGTCCTCCGCCGGGCGGAAAAGCTCGGCCTCGTCACCCCGGGCAAGCCCCCGGAGGAGCAGCTTAAGGAGCTCTTCCTCCAGGGCAAGGTGGTCCTCTACGATGGCCGCACGGGCGAGCCCATTGAGGGCCCCATCGTCGTGGGGCAGATGTTCATCATGAAGCTCTACCACATGGTGGAGGACAAGATGCACGCCCGCTCCACGGGCCCCTACTCCCTCATCACCCAGCAGCCCCTGGGCGGGAAGGCCCAGTTCGGCGGCCAGCGCTTCGGGGAGATGGAGGTTTGGGCCCTCGAGGCCTACGGGGCGGCCCACACCCTCCAGGAGATGCTCACCCTCAAGTCCGACGACATTGAGGGCAGGAACGCCGCCTACGAGGCCATCATCAAGGGGGAGGACGTTCCCGAGCCCAGCGTCCCCGAGTCCTTCCGCGTGCTGGTGAAGGAGCTCCAGGCCCTGGCCTTGGACGTGCAGACCCTGGACGAGAAGGACAACCCCGTGGACATCTTTGAGGGGTTGGCCTCCAAGCGGTGA
- a CDS encoding glycine cleavage system protein T → MERLLAQALSGEGFFAFPGVLLLRGPDAFSFLQGQGTRDLRRVSGPAGVLFLNHKGQIEEAATLFPHPEGFLLAPWGSLEGLERRLRRYIVFDQVELVALPLFRLLYADGREEVGERAEGALPPELYPLYTLLKGLPLLSDIQGELPQSVGLLHLVDYGKGCYVGQEIMARTEGKEAPYRLVGLRALEGGEAPAELFLGGKRVGEAKRLLKTPFGLLGLAVVRKEVPVGAEVEGGGGRYRVEALPFKEAAWSGQRSSG, encoded by the coding sequence ATGGAGCGCCTTTTGGCCCAAGCCCTTTCCGGCGAAGGCTTCTTCGCCTTCCCTGGGGTGCTCCTCCTCCGGGGCCCCGACGCCTTTTCCTTCCTCCAGGGGCAGGGCACCCGGGACCTGCGACGGGTTTCGGGGCCTGCTGGGGTGCTCTTCCTCAACCACAAGGGCCAGATTGAAGAGGCGGCGACCCTCTTTCCCCACCCCGAGGGCTTCCTCCTCGCCCCTTGGGGGAGCCTCGAGGGCCTGGAAAGGCGCCTGCGCCGCTACATCGTCTTTGACCAGGTGGAGCTTGTGGCGCTGCCCCTCTTCCGCCTCCTCTACGCGGACGGCCGCGAGGAGGTGGGGGAGAGGGCCGAAGGGGCGCTTCCCCCGGAGCTCTATCCCCTCTACACCCTGCTCAAGGGCCTCCCCCTCCTCTCGGACATCCAAGGGGAACTCCCCCAGAGCGTGGGCCTTCTCCACCTGGTGGACTACGGCAAGGGGTGCTACGTGGGCCAGGAGATCATGGCCAGGACCGAGGGAAAGGAGGCGCCCTACCGCCTTGTGGGCCTGAGGGCTCTGGAGGGGGGCGAGGCCCCGGCGGAGCTCTTCCTGGGGGGAAAGCGCGTGGGGGAGGCGAAGCGCCTTCTAAAGACCCCCTTCGGCCTTCTGGGCCTCGCCGTGGTGCGGAAGGAGGTGCCCGTGGGGGCGGAGGTGGAAGGAGGTGGGGGGCGGTACCGCGTGGAGGCCCTTCCCTTTAAGGAGGCGGCATGGAGCGGGCAGAGATCCTCGGGGTAG
- the fabZ gene encoding 3-hydroxyacyl-ACP dehydratase FabZ, translated as MDIREILKVLPHRYPFLLVDRVLEADERRFKALKNVTFNEPHFQGHFPGHPVMPGVLILEAMAQAAVGALVRQPGFPQGGLAFLAGVEGARFRRPVYPGDTLILEGELLAFRRGVGKVAVRALVEGEERASATLTFVLQGAS; from the coding sequence GTGGACATCCGGGAGATCCTCAAGGTCCTGCCCCACCGCTACCCCTTTCTCCTCGTGGACCGGGTGTTGGAGGCGGACGAAAGGCGCTTCAAGGCCCTCAAGAACGTGACCTTCAACGAGCCCCACTTCCAAGGGCACTTCCCCGGCCACCCCGTCATGCCCGGGGTGCTGATCCTGGAGGCCATGGCCCAGGCGGCCGTGGGGGCCCTGGTGCGCCAGCCGGGCTTTCCCCAAGGGGGCCTCGCCTTCCTCGCCGGGGTGGAGGGGGCCCGGTTCCGGCGGCCCGTCTACCCGGGGGACACCCTGATCCTCGAGGGGGAGCTCCTCGCCTTCCGCCGGGGCGTGGGCAAGGTGGCGGTGCGGGCCCTGGTGGAGGGGGAGGAGCGGGCGAGCGCCACCCTGACCTTCGTCCTCCAGGGGGCCTCCTGA
- the rny gene encoding ribonuclease Y — MSLLDLVLLLLVLGLGGVLLLRRKGEDRSAQEAKELLEAARREAREVLEAARKEARDILEAARQEAKALRQEAEARAKAQREEVEAEIRRRLEAAEAEAKKRLEEAEGRLKAEREELRAERERLRSLQEELKEERERLKAEREELRREGERLAKRAEALDARAARLEEAEAELVRKEEALKAEARALEERLKEVERKLYEVAGLTPEEARRLVLERLDRELEEEKAQRVRAALERARLEAKREAQKILAQAMQRQASETAAQLAVTVVPIPSDAMKGRIIGREGRNIRAFEALTGVDLIIDDTPDAVLLSSFNPIRREIARMALEELLKDGRIHPSRIEEVVEKAKQEMKTFIYERGEEAALEAGVVGLKPGLIQLLGRLHFRSSYGQNVLKHSIQVAHLAGIMAAELGLDAALARRAGLLHDIGKSVDREVEGSHVEIGIALARRFGEPKEVVDAIAHHHDPDNAETLYAVLVAAADALSAARPGARRESLEEYLQRLEALERIALSFPGVETAFAVQAGREVRVIVKPEKVSDAKATLLAREIASRIEKEMNYPGQVQVTVVRETRAVEYAR, encoded by the coding sequence ATGTCCCTTCTGGACCTGGTTCTTCTGCTCCTGGTCCTGGGGCTTGGGGGGGTCCTCCTCCTTAGGCGGAAGGGGGAGGACCGCTCGGCCCAGGAGGCCAAGGAGCTCCTGGAGGCGGCGAGGCGGGAGGCCCGGGAGGTCCTGGAGGCCGCGCGGAAGGAGGCCCGGGACATCCTGGAGGCCGCCCGCCAGGAGGCCAAGGCCCTGCGCCAGGAGGCGGAGGCCCGGGCCAAGGCCCAGCGGGAGGAGGTGGAGGCGGAGATCAGGCGCCGCCTCGAGGCCGCCGAGGCCGAGGCCAAAAAGCGCCTGGAGGAGGCGGAGGGACGCCTTAAGGCGGAGCGGGAGGAGCTTCGCGCCGAGCGGGAGCGCCTGAGGTCCCTCCAGGAGGAGCTCAAGGAGGAGCGGGAGCGCCTCAAGGCGGAGCGGGAGGAGCTCCGCCGGGAGGGGGAGCGGCTCGCCAAGCGGGCCGAGGCCCTGGACGCCAGGGCGGCGCGGCTGGAGGAGGCGGAGGCGGAGCTTGTCCGTAAAGAGGAGGCGCTCAAGGCGGAGGCCAGGGCCCTGGAGGAGCGGCTTAAGGAGGTGGAGCGGAAGCTCTACGAGGTGGCGGGCCTCACCCCCGAGGAGGCCCGCAGGCTCGTCCTGGAGCGCCTGGACCGGGAGCTGGAGGAGGAGAAGGCCCAGAGGGTGCGGGCCGCCCTGGAGCGGGCCCGCCTCGAGGCCAAAAGGGAGGCCCAGAAGATCCTGGCCCAGGCCATGCAACGCCAGGCCTCGGAGACCGCGGCCCAGCTCGCCGTCACCGTGGTGCCCATCCCCTCCGACGCCATGAAGGGGCGGATCATCGGCCGGGAGGGGCGGAACATCCGCGCCTTTGAGGCCCTGACGGGGGTGGACCTCATCATTGACGACACCCCGGACGCCGTCCTCCTCTCCTCCTTCAACCCCATCCGCCGCGAGATCGCCCGCATGGCCCTGGAGGAGCTTTTGAAGGACGGGCGCATCCACCCAAGCCGCATTGAGGAGGTGGTGGAGAAGGCCAAGCAGGAGATGAAGACCTTCATCTACGAAAGGGGGGAGGAGGCGGCCTTGGAGGCGGGGGTGGTGGGCCTGAAGCCCGGCCTCATCCAGCTTTTGGGCCGGCTCCACTTCCGCTCCAGCTACGGCCAGAACGTTCTGAAGCACTCCATCCAGGTGGCCCACCTCGCCGGGATCATGGCGGCGGAGCTCGGCCTGGACGCCGCGCTTGCCCGGAGGGCCGGGCTCCTCCACGACATCGGCAAGAGCGTGGACCGGGAGGTGGAGGGAAGCCACGTGGAGATCGGCATCGCCCTGGCGCGGCGCTTCGGGGAGCCCAAGGAGGTGGTGGACGCCATCGCCCACCACCACGACCCCGACAACGCCGAGACCCTCTACGCCGTTTTGGTGGCCGCGGCCGACGCCCTCTCGGCGGCGCGGCCCGGGGCGAGGCGGGAGAGCCTCGAGGAGTACCTCCAGCGCCTGGAGGCCCTGGAACGCATCGCCCTCTCCTTCCCCGGGGTGGAGACGGCCTTCGCCGTGCAGGCGGGCCGGGAGGTGCGGGTCATCGTCAAGCCGGAGAAGGTCAGCGACGCCAAGGCCACCCTCCTGGCCCGGGAGATCGCGAGCCGCATTGAGAAGGAGATGAACTACCCGGGCCAGGTCCAGGTGACCGTGGTGCGGGAGACCCGGGCGGTGGAGTACGCTAGGTGA
- the thpR gene encoding RNA 2',3'-cyclic phosphodiesterase yields MRLFYAVFLPEEVRAALAEAQTKVRPFRGWKPVPSHQLHLTLLFLGERPEEELPDYLALGHRLARLEAPFRARLRGTGYFPNEGTPRVWFAKAEAEGFLRLAEGLRAGVEELLGEEAVRIPGWDKPFKPHITLARRKAPAPRVPPVLFGLEWPVEGFALVRSELKPKGPVYTVLEKFSLRGEHGREQAQGPGERPEGD; encoded by the coding sequence ATGAGGCTCTTCTACGCGGTCTTTTTACCCGAGGAGGTCCGGGCGGCCCTGGCGGAAGCCCAGACCAAGGTCCGCCCTTTTCGCGGCTGGAAGCCCGTCCCTTCCCACCAGCTCCACCTGACCCTCCTCTTCCTGGGCGAGCGGCCCGAGGAGGAGCTTCCCGACTACCTGGCCCTGGGCCACAGGCTCGCCCGCCTCGAGGCCCCCTTCCGGGCGCGGCTTCGCGGGACGGGCTACTTCCCCAACGAAGGAACCCCCCGGGTCTGGTTCGCCAAGGCGGAGGCCGAAGGCTTCCTCCGCCTCGCCGAGGGGCTTCGCGCCGGGGTGGAGGAGCTTTTGGGCGAGGAGGCGGTCAGGATCCCCGGCTGGGACAAGCCCTTCAAGCCCCACATCACCCTGGCCCGGAGGAAGGCCCCGGCGCCCCGCGTGCCTCCCGTCCTCTTCGGCCTGGAGTGGCCGGTGGAGGGCTTCGCCCTGGTGCGCTCGGAGCTTAAGCCCAAGGGGCCGGTGTACACCGTTTTGGAGAAGTTTTCCCTGAGAGGTGAGCATGGACGAGAGCAAGCGCAAGGCCCTGGAGAACGCCCTGAAGGCGATTGA
- a CDS encoding rod shape-determining protein, with product MLKGEDIGIDLGTASVLIYVRGKGIVLKEPSVIAVVQGKREVKAVGAEAYRMLGRTPGNIVAVRPLKDGVIADYALTEKMLLLFLQKVLSPMSRLFKGRVRIMVGVPSGVTDVERRAVVQAVSTLAHKVYLIEEPLAAAIGAGINVAEPTGSMVVDIGGGSTDIAVISLGGIVRSESLRIAGNEMDQAIIRYIRQKYNLLIGERTAEELKIRLGRAKLLPGEEKEVAEVRGRDLVSGLPRTAEIPAEDVVEALQEPLSKIFQGVRNVLETTPPELASDIYERGILLTGGGALLRNLDVALQEATGVPVVVAENAVEAVALGTGKALEMLHVLEDTILSSDDVLRR from the coding sequence ATGCTTAAAGGCGAAGACATCGGCATTGACCTGGGGACGGCCAGCGTCCTCATCTACGTGCGGGGGAAGGGAATCGTCCTGAAGGAGCCCTCCGTCATCGCCGTGGTCCAGGGGAAGCGGGAGGTGAAGGCCGTGGGGGCGGAGGCCTACCGGATGCTCGGGCGCACCCCCGGGAACATCGTGGCCGTGCGCCCCCTCAAGGACGGGGTCATCGCCGACTACGCCCTCACGGAGAAGATGCTCCTCCTCTTTCTGCAGAAGGTCCTCTCTCCCATGAGCCGCCTCTTCAAGGGGCGGGTGCGGATCATGGTGGGGGTTCCCTCCGGGGTGACGGACGTGGAGCGGCGGGCCGTGGTCCAGGCCGTCTCCACCCTGGCCCACAAGGTCTACCTCATTGAGGAACCCCTGGCGGCCGCCATCGGGGCGGGGATCAACGTGGCCGAGCCCACGGGGAGCATGGTGGTGGACATCGGGGGCGGTTCCACGGACATCGCCGTCATCTCCTTAGGGGGCATCGTGCGCTCGGAAAGCCTCCGCATCGCCGGGAACGAGATGGACCAGGCCATCATCCGCTACATCCGCCAGAAGTACAACCTCCTCATCGGGGAGCGCACCGCCGAGGAGCTCAAGATCCGGCTGGGGCGGGCCAAGCTCCTTCCCGGGGAGGAGAAGGAGGTGGCCGAGGTGCGGGGCCGGGACCTCGTCTCGGGCCTTCCCCGCACCGCAGAGATCCCCGCCGAGGACGTCGTGGAGGCCCTTCAGGAGCCTTTGAGCAAGATCTTCCAGGGGGTGAGGAACGTCCTGGAGACCACTCCCCCGGAGCTCGCCTCGGACATCTACGAGCGGGGCATCCTCCTCACCGGGGGCGGGGCCCTCCTTAGGAACCTGGACGTGGCCCTGCAGGAGGCCACCGGCGTGCCCGTGGTGGTGGCGGAGAACGCCGTGGAGGCCGTGGCCCTGGGCACGGGGAAGGCCCTGGAGATGCTCCACGTCCTCGAGGACACCATCCTCTCCTCCGACGACGTCCTGAGGAGGTGA